A window of Rattus norvegicus strain BN/NHsdMcwi chromosome 14, GRCr8, whole genome shotgun sequence contains these coding sequences:
- the Mrfap1 gene encoding MORF4 family-associated protein 1 translates to MRPLDAVELAEPEEVEVLEPEEDFEQFLLPVIHEMREDIASLTRERGRAPVRNRGKLWEMDNMLIQIKTQVEASEESALNHLQGAGGAEPRGPRAEKADEKAQEMAKMAEMLVQLVRRIEKSESS, encoded by the coding sequence ATGCGGCCCCTGGACGCAGTGGAGCTGGCGGAGCCCGAGGAGGTGGAGGTGCTGGAGCCGGAGGAGGACTTCGAGCAGTTTCTGCTGCCCGTCATCCACGAGATGCGCGAGGACATCGCGTCGCTGACGCGCGAGCGCGGACGCGCGCCCGTGCGCAACCGGGGCAAGCTGTGGGAGATGGACAATATGCTGATCCAGATCAAGACGCAGGTAGAGGCCTCTGAGGAGAGCGCTCTCAACCACCTGCAGGGCGCGGGCGGCGCCGAGCCCCGCGGCCCCAGGGCGGAGAAGGCCGACGAGAAGGCGCAGGAGATGGCGAAGATGGCCGAGATGCTGGTGCAGCTCGTGCGGCGGATAGAGAAGAGCGAGTCTTCGTGA